One segment of Arthrobacter sp. MMS18-M83 DNA contains the following:
- a CDS encoding CsbD family protein: MGLGDKIENAAEKAGGKGKEAAGNATGDENLKAEGQADQAKGDLKQAGEKVKDAFKKD, translated from the coding sequence ATGGGACTAGGCGACAAGATTGAGAACGCTGCCGAGAAGGCCGGCGGCAAGGGCAAGGAAGCTGCCGGTAACGCCACGGGCGATGAAAACCTGAAGGCGGAAGGCCAGGCCGACCAAGCCAAGGGCGATTTGAAGCAGGCCGGCGAGAAGGTCAAGGACGCCTTCAAAAAGGACTGA
- a CDS encoding nucleotidyltransferase family protein, with product MTSDDARLFLSYIQRNPVNLRILQLAPRLGVGDWWLTAGALFQTVWNVLDGRDPGAGIRDYDLFYFDEDTSHEAEDAVIRRAAHLFKDLDAEVEVRNEARVHLWYEEHFGVPAEPFTSTTDAIDHFAAKTCCFAVTADDNGSLTAYAPHGYDDLFGRKVVPNPVLAPKDVYLTKTKRWSGEWPSLVVQPWPAVTD from the coding sequence GTGACTTCCGATGATGCGCGACTCTTTCTGAGCTACATCCAAAGGAATCCGGTCAACCTGCGGATCCTTCAGCTGGCGCCGCGCCTGGGTGTTGGGGACTGGTGGCTGACTGCGGGTGCGCTGTTCCAGACCGTCTGGAACGTGCTGGACGGCAGGGACCCGGGCGCCGGCATCCGGGACTACGATCTGTTCTATTTTGACGAGGACACCTCCCACGAGGCGGAAGACGCGGTCATCCGTCGGGCGGCACACCTGTTCAAAGACCTCGATGCGGAGGTCGAAGTCCGCAACGAAGCCCGCGTGCATCTTTGGTATGAAGAGCATTTCGGTGTGCCCGCGGAACCGTTCACCAGCACGACCGACGCGATAGACCACTTCGCAGCGAAGACCTGCTGCTTCGCCGTCACGGCAGACGACAACGGCAGCCTCACAGCGTATGCGCCGCACGGTTACGATGACCTCTTCGGGCGCAAGGTCGTACCGAACCCTGTCCTTGCGCCCAAGGACGTATATCTGACCAAAACCAAACGGTGGAGCGGGGAATGGCCCTCGCTGGTAGTCCAACCGTGGCCCGCGGTCACGGATTAG
- a CDS encoding putative quinol monooxygenase, translated as MTGVHLSGQLVCGDIDEVAAVVRHLASHVALTRAEPGCISFCVSRTESPLVWQVDERFRDAAAFKAHQDRVASSEWGRATAGIERRYAIDGL; from the coding sequence ATGACTGGCGTTCATCTCAGCGGACAACTCGTGTGCGGCGACATTGACGAGGTTGCGGCCGTCGTCCGGCATCTCGCCTCCCATGTTGCGCTGACGCGCGCCGAACCCGGCTGTATCTCCTTCTGTGTGAGCCGTACCGAGAGCCCATTGGTGTGGCAGGTTGATGAACGGTTCCGCGATGCCGCGGCGTTCAAAGCTCATCAAGACCGGGTCGCGAGTAGCGAGTGGGGTCGCGCCACAGCCGGGATCGAGCGCCGCTACGCGATCGATGGGCTCTGA
- a CDS encoding tautomerase family protein, whose product MPLIKVLNASPASTEKKRELLAALTATYSEVMGIRPDTIRVVLQEVPRENWSVAGVTLADSGQDEAV is encoded by the coding sequence ATGCCCCTGATTAAGGTTTTGAATGCTTCGCCGGCGTCGACTGAGAAGAAACGAGAGCTGTTGGCGGCCCTTACCGCGACCTACTCCGAAGTGATGGGGATCCGGCCGGATACCATCCGCGTCGTTCTCCAAGAAGTGCCACGGGAGAATTGGTCGGTGGCTGGAGTGACTCTCGCTGATTCAGGGCAGGACGAAGCGGTCTGA